The proteins below come from a single Pichia kudriavzevii chromosome 2, complete sequence genomic window:
- a CDS encoding uncharacterized protein (PKUD0B08600; Pfam Domains: ABC_tran(2.3e-68)|ABC_membrane(6e-45)), whose translation MRIHLEKELLSLKSTKVYKYPDEDIEDRVANDERILPQKRFLTRFLWNKKIPPIPMEDERIKFSYTKNNLYEEARYGWLDPLLYVGYRRTIVHEDLYKIEKDSYYDVDMLTDYFYKSCQRRIVKCEVEYLRKSGLQDNKENRLRVKGDPNFHYSKNLLLASIVDTLGWDYLVSIIIKGFSDIATGLNTIQIRALINYVHQKVSGETSGNNGYGYAVGVSAILFFVGCCGAHGSNRAAIVGAEIRSILTKAILDKSLKLSRESRVKYPPSAITALSSNDVFKIDLAASYFPFVVCLPFILIITIVLLCVNLGGASLAGVGWFISATFIFFAFTKKLTKWRKSVNLETDSRIRYIREILNNMKMLKYYAWEIPFFNLVKDVRSKEMKIMLKIQFARNIITAFAITLPLFSAMVGFLAMYGQNHGLRNAANIFSSLTLFNILTLSISLFPLAMSSGSDALVAIKRIQSFLLAPEEIPDPEYHKYVFEISKDCINVNNGYFTWDFRHEVESDVSSVESDKSFSLHQTKQGYHSVLKEVNLRIKHGEFVVITGSIGSGKSSLLAAINGDMARLTGSVDISGDIVLCANPWIQNATVRDNITFGLDYDKKVYQAVVECCALPSDFEILPAGDMTEIGERGVNLSGGQKARINLARAVYRAYTMSEYNIIMFDDVLSAVDAKVGKHIMRECILGLLSGKTRILATHQLSLIGEADRIIYMNGDGTIDVGTETELAGRNRSFKTLMEFQMEGTEHKEEEVVDEDDEDADVHEEEVELIRKQTTKIDHDKGKTMTVEHVQTNGISYKLISEYLKAGCGKLGPKLVLANLIIAIACTTFCMLFENVWLSFWSSGKFKQYKNGFYIGIYVMITLMFIICAIWQFCTVAYISNRSSKLLNIASLKHVMFAPMSFFDTTPLGRIINRFTKDTDVLDNEIAEQARLVCNGVGNAIGILILCVIYLPWFAILIPFLIGFIAMLFSYYQATSREVKRLEGVARSFVFSNFDEVLQGMPTIKSYSASKMFLERNSKNLNRMNESYLTSICLMRWFSIPLHGTSAIITLLVSMLCASNAYHISAANSGLLISFCVQFSLQIISSTRALGQVEQLMSSVERVCEYATELPQEATYTTPEKADLPTNWPEHGSIKFVDVTLRYRPELPFVLKNMNLDIHPGEKIGICGRTGAGKSTIMTALYRLSEPESGKITIDGVDIQQIGLFDLRSRLAIIPQDPVLFRGNIRRNLDPFGNLDDDILQKALNLASGGENLNKYSLDTFVDDDGSNFSLGERQVIALCRALLRNAKILILDEATSSVDYETDARIQSTIATGFQGCTILCIAHRLRTILNYDRILVMDKGECAEFDTPRALWEQNGIFRSMCDKSGILETDFDV comes from the coding sequence ATGCGAATTCATCTTGAAAAGGAGCTTCTCTCCCTTAAATCGACCAAGGTATACAAATATCCggatgaagatattgaagatcGTGTTGCCAATGACGAAAGGATATTGCCTCAAAAAAGATTTTTAACAAGGTTTTTGTGGAATAAGAAAATTCCTCCAATTCCAATGGAAGATGAACGGATAAAATTTAGTTATACGAAAAACAATCTCTACGAAGAAGCAAGATATGGTTGGCTAGATCCCCTCTTGTATGTAGGATACCGAAGAACAATCGTACATGAAGATTTGTACAAAATCGAAAAGGATTCATATTATGACGTTGATATGCTAACTGATTATTTTTACAAAAGTTGTCAACGCAGAATTGTCAAATGTGAAGTAGAATATTTGAGGAAATCCGGTCTGCAAgataataaagaaaataggcTGAGAGTTAAGGGTGATCCCAATTTTCATTATTCCAAAAATCTCTTGCTTGCTTCAATTGTGGACACGCTCGGATGGGATTATTTGGTAAGCATCATTATTAAAGGCTTTAGTGATATCGCAACCGGCCTCAATACTATTCAGATTCGTGCATTAATTAACTATGTCCATCAAAAAGTCAGTGGTGAGACGAGTGGTAATAACGGTTATGGCTACGCCGTTGGTGTTTCAGCAATTCtgttttttgttggatGTTGTGGTGCACATGGTTCAAATAGGGCCGCAATTGTAGGTGCAGAAATAAGATCTATCTTAACGAAGGCTATTCTTGATAAGTCTTTAAAGCTCAGCAGGGAATCCAGAGTAAAGTATCCGCCATCTGCAATTACTGCATTATCCAGCAATGATGTTTTTAAGATTGATTTAGCTGCTAGTTACTTTCCTTTTGTCGTGTGTTTGCCATTTATCTTGATAATTACTATTGTTTTATTGTGTGTCAATCTAGGTGGTGCATCTCTTGCAGGTGTTGGGTGGTTTATTTCCGCAACTTTTATCTTCTTTGCGTTTACTAAAAAGCTAACTaaatggagaaaatcaGTTAATTTGGAAACTGATTCAAGAATTAGATACATCAGAGAAATATTGAACAACATGAAAATGCTTAAGTATTACGCATGGGAAATTCCGTTTTTCAACTTGGTCAAGGATGTCAGatcaaaagaaatgaaaataatgttgaaaatccAGTTTGCTAGAAACATTATCACTGCCTTTGCAATTACTTTGCCCTTGTTTTCAGCAATGGTGGGATTTCTAGCAATGTATGGGCAGAATCACGGTCTAAGAAATGCTGCTAACATATTTTCTTCGTTGACACTTTTTAATATTTTGACACTAAGTATTTCATTGTTTCCATTAGCAATGAGCTCTGGTAGTGATGCACTAGTTGCTATCAAAAGGATACAATCCTTTTTACTTGCTCCAGAAGAAATCCCTGATCCTGAGTACCATAAATAtgtctttgaaatttccaagGACTGTATTAACGTTAACAATGGATATTTCACATGGGATTTTCGGCATGAAGTTGAATCTGATGTTTCTAGTGTTGAATCTGACaaatctttctctttgCATCAGACAAAACAGGGTTACCATTCAGTTTTAAAGGAAGTAAATTTGAGGATTAAACATGGAGAATTTGTTGTTATCACTGGCTCCATTGGCTCCGGCAAATCCTCTCTTCTAGCTGCCATAAATGGCGATATGGCTCGTCTCACCGGCTCTGTCGATATTTCCGGTGATATTGTTTTGTGTGCAAACCCTTGGATCCAGAACGCAACTGTCCGTGACAACATCACCTTCGGACTCGACTATGACAAGAAGGTTTACCAGGCGGTTGTCGAATGCTGTGCTTTGCCCAGTGACTTTGAGATCCTCCCGGCCGGTGATATGACGGAAATTGGTGAACGGGGGGTCAATCTCTCTGGTGGCCAGAAAGCCAGAATCAACCTGGCCAGAGCAGTCTACCGGGCGTACACCATGTCCGAGTATAACATCATTATGTTTGACGATGTCTTGAGTGCCGTCGACGCCAAGGTTGGTAAGCATATTATGCGTGAATGTATCTTGGGGTTGCTATCCGGGAAGACCAGAATCTTGGCAACCCATCAGTTGTCTCTGATTGGTGAAGCCGATAGGATCATATACATGAACGGCGATGGAACCATTGACGTGGGGACTGAAACTGAGTTAGCTGGCCGAAACCGCAGTTTCAAGACGCTAATGGAGTTTCAAATGGAGGGAACAGAGCATAAAGAGGAGGAAGTGGTGGATGAGGACGATGAAGACGCTGACGTTCATGAAGAGGAGGTGGAGTTAATCAGAAAACAGACAACCAAGATTGATCACGATAAGGGGAAAACTATGACTGTAGAACATGTTCAAACAAATGGGATTTCCTATAAGCTCATATCTGAATATCTGAAGGCAGGTTGTGGCAAGCTGGGCCCAAAATTAGTCCTAGCAAATTTGATTATTGCAATTGCATGTACCACCTTTTGCATGTTGTTTGAAAACGTCTGGTTGTCTTTCTGGTCTTCTGGAAAGTTCAAGCAGTACAAAAATGGCTTTTATATTGGCATTTATGTTATGATTACCCTGATGTTTATTATTTGTGCTATCTGGCAATTTTGTACAGTGGCATACATTAGTAATCGTTCGTCAAAATTGTTAAATATTGCTAGCTTAAAGCATGTGATGTTTGCCCCAATGTCTTTCTTCGATACTACACCACTTGGTAGAATCATAAATCGATTCACTAAAGACACGGATGTTCTAGATAACGAGATTGCAGAACAAGCTAGGCTGGTTTGTAATGGCGTTGGAAATGCTATTGGAATATTAATTCTATGTGTTATTTATTTGCCTTGGTTTGCTATATTGATTCCGTTTTTAATTGGATTTATTGCCATGTTATTCTCATATTACCAAGCAACTTCCAGAGAAGTCAAAAGATTAGAAGGCGTTGCAAGGTCATTTGTGTTTTCTAATTTTGATGAAGTGCTACAAGGGATGCCAACTATTAAATCGTATTCTGCTTCAAAAATGTTCTTAGAAAGGAATTCCAAGAATCTGAACCGTATGAATGAATCATATTTGACTTCAATTTGTCTTATGAGGTGGTTTTCAATCCCCTTACATGGCACATCTGCTATTATTACGCTTTTGGTCAGTATGTTATGTGCTTCTAATGCATATCATATAAGTGCTGCTAATTCGGGTTTATTGATATCATTTTGTGTTCAATTCAGTTTACAAATCATCAGTTCAACTAGAGCACTAGGTCAGGTAGAACAATTAATGTCCTCGGTAGAGAGAGTTTGTGAATATGCAACAGAACTACCGCAAGAAGCAACTTACACGACGCCAGAAAAAGCTGACCTACCGACTAACTGGCCTGAACATGGATCTATAAAGTTTGTAGATGTTACCTTGAGATATAGGCCTGAACTgccttttgttttgaaaaacatgaatCTAGACATCCACCCAGGTGAAAAAATCGGCATATGTGGTAGAACTGGTGCTGGAAAATCCACCATAATGACAGCATTATACCGTCTAAGTGAGCCTGAATCTGGAAAAATTACCATTGACGGTGTCGACATTCAACAGATCGGgttgtttgatttgagaTCTAGGTTGGCCATCATTCCGCAAGATCCAGTATTATTCCGGGGAAATATTAGAAGAAATTTAGACCCGTTTGGTAACCTAGATGATGATATACTCCAAAAGGCCCTCAACTTAGCATCGGGCGGtgaaaatttgaacaaATACAGTCTCGATACCTTTGTGGATGATGATGGCTCTAACTTTTCACTTGGCGAAAGACAAGTGATTGCATTATGTCGTGCGTTGCTTAGAAACGCCAAGATTCTCATTTTGGACGAGGCCACATCCAGTGTCGACTACGAGACTGATGCTCGGATCCAAAGCACCATTGCTACTGGTTTCCAAGGTTGCACAATCCTATGTATTGCACACCGGTTGAGGACTATTTTGAACTACGATAGGATCCTCGTAATGGACAAAGGTGAGTGCGCAGAGTTCGATACTCCACGGGCCCTTTGGGAACAGAATGGTATCTTCCGTAGCATGTGCGACAAATCGGGTATTTTGGAAACGGACTTTGATGTATAG
- a CDS encoding uncharacterized protein (PKUD0B08610; similar to Saccharomyces cerevisiae YHR002W (LEU5); ancestral locus Anc_2.526), with amino-acid sequence MSTSNNNSPNQNPSMSQKTDIGDTPSPAITILSSTDESFAHIDTNLRKRDNNIIRTPLPLKSDIDVKASCLKDPVDKPDFHKHSFEYVIRSGLAGGMAGISAKTLIAPLDRVKILFQTNNPHYKQYVGSFRGMFRAISSIYATDGSRGLYQGHSATLLRIFPYAAIKFVSYEQIRTILIPSDEFETAGRRLLAGSLAGVTSVFCTYPLDLIRVRLAFETSHHLLHHGPGKFFHILKLIYNEKPQISYSTGGYPTAAGDSFVAKFLYKPSFANSFPILLSISNFYRGFIPTILGMVPYAGVSFYSHDILHDFFRSKWLAPYTVLTDTSKSATRSDSSFDHRPPLTTWAQLLAGGGAGMLAQASAYPFEVIRRRMQVGGVTNKSGEFYGIKHTALMIYKERGFKGFYVGLGIGFLKVIPMFACSFYVYERCKHLLHI; translated from the coding sequence ATGTCTACTTCAAACAATAACTCCCCCAATCAGAACCCGTCAATGTCACAGAAGACAGATATAGGGGACACTCCGAGTCCCGCAATCACAATACTATCTTCCACAGATGAGAGTTTTGCCCATATAGACACAAACCTTCGAAAACGTGACAATAACATCATTAGAACACCACTTCCCCTCAAGTCTGATATAGATGTCAAGGCATCGTGTTTGAAGGATCCAGTCGATAAACCGGATTTCCACAAACATTCATTTGAATATGTGATTAGAAGTGGTCTAGCCGGTGGAATGGCTGGAATTTCTGCAAAGACACTCATAGCCCCACTAGATCGAGTGAAAATTTTGTTTCAAACTAATAACCCCCATTATAAACAATACGTAGGTTCCTTTAGGGGGATGTTCAGGGCAATTTCGTCTATCTATGCAACAGATGGCTCAAGGGGGTTATACCAAGGCCATTCGGCCACTTTGTTAAGAATATTCCCTTACGCTGCAATCAAATTCGTTAGTTACGAACAAATAAGAACCATTTTGATCCCCtctgatgaatttgaaactgCAGGGCGCAGATTGTTGGCAGGTTCCTTGGCCGGAGTGACCAGTGTCTTCTGTACATATCCACTTGATTTGATTAGAGTCAGATTGGCTTTTGAAACTTCTCATCACTTGCTCCATCATGGTCCAGGTAAATTCTTCCATATACTGAAACTGATCTACAACGAGAAACCTCAGATAAGTTACAGCACAGGTGGTTACCCTACTGCGGCTGGCGATTCATTTGTTGCAAAGTTTTTGTACAAACCAAGTTTTGCAAATAGTTTCCCCATCTTGTTATCAATCTCTAACTTTTACCGTGGATTTATACCCACCATTTTGGGTATGGTACCGTATGCTGGGGTAAGTTTTTACTCTCATGATATACTACATGATTTTTTCAGGAGTAAATGGCTGGCTCCTTACACAGTGCTTACAGATACATCGAAATCTGCTACCCGCTCTGATTCTTCGTTTGACCATAGACCTCCATTAACAACTTGGGCACAATTGCTAGCCGGTGGTGGCGCCGGTATGCTGGCACAAGCTTCAGCTTATCCATTCGAAGTTATTCGGAGAAGAATGCAAGTGGGTGGTGTCACTAATAAATCTGGTGAATTTTATGGCATAAAACATACAGCATTAATGATATATAAAGAACGTGGATTTAAGGGATTCTATGTCGGTTTGGGAATTGGCTTTCTGAAAGTCATACCGATGTTTGCATGCTCATTCTATGTCTATGAGAGGTGTAAACATCTATTACATATTTAA
- a CDS encoding uncharacterized protein (PKUD0B08620; Pfam Domains: RanBPM_CRA(7.4e-09)), translated as MSATSKPRRDHQMDDNSIRRVNSTPVWPTELPDVFSFSESFFQLQRDLDYSVLQYMIHMGYSNAATLFERELRNDIYEGVTDGIGGALKREEEEEEEEEEKEGKEGKELRLSVDEDGFEQGLKRVKSLQGFDTTEVRKSIMQMILQGEIPDVIDAISFLWPNFFEEYEMVKLRLLHLQAVSKVLEYSKANTTGLTKNEIEKREEGFYKEFVQFVQENLSDSRITQSLQFTKDMESTMGLLARVDCGKELEGLPEDMARQIGTPLRERVARTVNHAILRHVDGIPLQPLDADITHPQSLDTQLENLVKLFLYTLKTKTTLSLKKSTSTSTSPSPSPSPSLSSPSSSSSSSSPPPSSSTSQETFIAVARSLN; from the coding sequence ATGTCTGCTACAAGCAAACCAAGGAGAGACCACCAAATGGATGACAATAGTATAAGAAGAGTGAATTCCACGCCTGTATGGCCTACAGAGTTACCGGAtgtcttttcattttcagagtcttttttccaattgCAGAGAGATTTAGATTATAGTGTCCTACAGTACATGATTCACATGGGATATTCGAATGCTGCTACTCTATTTGAGAGGGAGCTCAGAAATGACATTTACGAGGGTGTTACTGACGGGATTGGCGGTGCTCTAAAGcgagaagaagaagaagaagaagaagaagaagaaaaagagggGAAAGAGGGGAAAGAGCTTCGACTGAGTGTAGATGAGGATGGATTTGAACAGGGACTGAAGAGAGTTAAGTCATTACAAGGTTTCGACACGACAGAGGTTCGTAAGAGTATCATGCAAATGATTCTCCAGGGGGAGATACCGGATGTTATTGATGCAATTAGTTTTCTCTGGCctaatttctttgaagaatacgAAATGGTCAAGTTGAGGTTACTGCATCTACAAGCTGTTTCCAAAGTGTTAGAATATTCCAAGGCAAATACCACTGGACTGACCAAGAACGAGATTGAGAAAAGGGAAGAGGGTTTCTACAAGGAATTCGTCCAATTTGTCCAAGAAAACCTCTCTGATTCCAGAATAACGCAATCTTTACAGTTTACTAAAGATATGGAATCTACAATGGGACTTCTGGCACGGGTGGACTGTGGTAAGGAGCTCGAGGGACTCCCCGAGGACATGGCACGACAAATCGGAACACCTCTACGTGAACGGGTTGCAAGGACAGTCAACCATGCCATTCTTCGCCATGTGGATGGAATCCCTCTGCAACCTCTGGATGCTGACATCACACACCCGCAATCCCTGGATACCCAGTTGGAGAACCTCGTCAAGTTGTTTCTCTACACTCTGAAGACCAAAACCACcttgtctttgaagaaatccaCATCCACATCcacatcaccatcaccatcaccatcaccatcgTTATcctctccttcttcttcttcatcgtcatcatccCCTCCCCCTTCCTCTTCTACCTCACAAGAGACTTTCATAGCTGTGGCTCGTTCGCTAAACTGA
- a CDS encoding uncharacterized protein (PKUD0B08625), which produces MEIQPEYNKPSRGLQGSEIAFFSDSAGDVTLTKDNLYTYSIPPANSSLCPFGLNTNLGYKGYQPKVYKPRESTLGNFEKALLELGSKANEYKVIAPSSFFQYVSTLKTSEFNIIYINRKIIIANTETRAGQNPKMSYSGIRFEDLLCHGTRKKTLNNYNLYQTIRTVSVNGIKCIYCAEVDAVNSSGEYTEIKMILCRNSIPHAKTTNKRNILKMLHSGNKYFDSFLLRLITQCQFSGINNVLIGVRDASFNIRNITEFSVSDDLLPFFKHTYPAHYQLFESSSTNISNVMKRIKQLVDQNRPVWKLHIRSGVYTLEEAKQKQDIFDTVLIPEFKRMLV; this is translated from the coding sequence ATGGAGATCCAACCTGAATATAACAAGCCGTCGAGAGGTTTACAAGGATCAGAAATAGCTTTTTTCTCGGATTCAGCCGGTGATGTTACACTTACAAAGGATAATCTGTATACTTACAGCATTCCTCCAGCGAATTCGTCTCTCTGTCCCTTTGGGTTGAATACCAATCTCGGGTACAAAGGGTATCAGCCCAAAGTGTATAAACCTAGGGAATCGACCCTTGGGAACTTTGAGAAGGCATTGCTTGAGCTAGGAAGTAAGGCTAACGAATACAAAGTCATTGCTCCATCGTCCTTTTTTCAGTATGTTTCAACTTTAAAGACGTCGGAATTTAAcattatatatattaacagaaaaatcatcattgcCAACACAGAGACTAGAGCGGGACAAAATCCTAAAATGTCTTATTCTGGGATACGATTTGAAGACCTGTTGTGTCATGGAACTCGGAAGAAAACGCTTAACAACTACAATTTATATCAAACGATTAGGACGGTATCTGTCAATGGCATCAAATGTATATATTGTGCAGAAGTTGATGCGGTGAATTCCAGTGGGGAATACACCGAGATTAAGATGATTTTATGCCGAAATAGCATTCCCCATGCTAAAACGACTAACAAGAggaatatattgaaaatgttgcATTCTGGGAATAAATACTTTGATAGTTTTTTGTTGAGGCTAATCACACAATGTCAATTTTCAGGTATCAATAATGTATTGATTGGTGTGAGAGATGCATCATTCAACATTAGAAACATCACTGAATTCTCCGTTTCTGATGACCTGTTACCATTCTTTAAACACACATACCCTGCACATTATCAATTGTTTGAGTCGTCTAGCACAAACATAAGTAACGTTATGAAGAGAATCAAGCAGCTCGTCGATCAAAACAGACCTGTTTGGAAACTACATATTCGTAGTGGAGTCTATACacttgaagaagcaaagCAGAAACAGGACATCTTTGATACGGTCCTGATTCCTGAGTTCAAGAGGATGCTAGTATAA
- a CDS encoding uncharacterized protein (PKUD0B08630; similar to Saccharomyces cerevisiae YGL038C (OCH1); ancestral locus Anc_4.74), which produces MDYVNIPDKTSPSLIHRLSNHVSKNRLKVITLFACLIVVYSQCFNGLSTYNARRMQNSSMDTYNMKTTYDDLHIKYNKLPTNASLRAQLSYYFPYDTNSKIPQSIFQTWKSKPGDSNFPMDFLGTVSSWEKNEGYAHTIFTDNVLDDWVHTEFSNVPDLVRAWDLLPKIILKADFFRYLVIYARGGIYSDMDTFCLKNIHDWAPFNERYTKGEQIGFVIGIEADPDRPDWAEWYARRIQFAQWTIMGKRGHPFLRELISRIVEETLRKEHMGYIKHVEGKDSGSDIMQWTGPGIYTDTMFDYLNNILSDGDYGSGFGIGSKYWNDGEKYKLKHQEVNKEGLPLHFKDMVVNYKAFTGLREPKVIDDVMVLPITSFSPGVGQMGSRSPRDPMAFVQHIFHGSWKDDKKKD; this is translated from the coding sequence ATGGACTACGTCAATATCCCCGACAAGACGTCACCATCTTTAATTCATCGGTTATCAAACCATGTTTCTAAGAATAGGCTGAAAGTCATCACGTTATTTGCGTGTCTGATAGTTGTATATTCGCAATGTTTCAATGGATTGAGCACTTACAATGCACGTCGGATGCAAAATTCCAGCATGGACACATACAACATGAAAACCACGTATGATGATCTACATATAAAGTATAACAAATTGCCGACTAATGCTTCATTGCGTGCACAGTTATCGTATTACTTCCCCTATGACACCAATTCCAAGATCCCACAGAGCATATTCCAAACTTGGAAAAGCAAGCCTGGAGATTCAAATTTCCCCATGGATTTCCTCGGGACGGTATCCTCCTGGGAGAAAAATGAAGGTTATGCACATACAATATTTACAGACAATGTACTAGATGATTGGGTGCATACAGAGTTTTCCAATGTTCCGGATTTGGTAAGGGCTTGGGATTTGTTGCCTAAGATAATTTTAAAGGCTGATTTTTTCCGTTATTTAGTCATATATGCCAGAGGTGGAATTTACAGTGATATGGACACTTTTTGCctgaaaaatatccatGATTGGGCACCATTCAATGAGAGATACACCAAGGGAGAACAAATTGGATTTGTAATTGGCATTGAAGCCGACCCTGATAGACCAGACTGGGCAGAGTGGTATGCACGTAGAATCCAATTTGCGCAGTGGACAATCATGGGCAAACGTGGCCACCCGTTTTTACGGGAATTGATTAGTAGGATAGTTGAGGAGACTCTTAGAAAGGAGCATATGGGTTATATAAAGCACGTCGAAGGTAAAGATAGTGGCAGCGATATTATGCAATGGACTGGTCCAGGGATATACACAGATACAATGTTTGACTACCTAAACAATATACTAAGTGACGGGGATTATGGTTCTGGGTTTGGCATTGGATCCAAGTATTGGAATGATGGGGAGAAATATAAGTTGAAACACCAAGAAGTTAATAAAGAGGGATTACCGTTacatttcaaagatatggTTGTTAACTACAAGGCATTTACTGGTTTAAGAGAGCCAAAAGTTATAGACGATGTAATGGTCTTGCCAATCACCAGTTTCAGCCCTGGTGTTGGACAAATGGGCAGCAGATCACCAAGGGATCCAATGGCATTCGTGCAGCATATATTTCATGGATCATGGAAGGACgacaaaaagaaagactAA
- a CDS encoding uncharacterized protein (PKUD0B08640; similar to Saccharomyces cerevisiae YLR321C (SFH1); ancestral locus Anc_4.131), which produces MSTPLFPQALSTSFAHRLAQSSNALFSNLATTRAAKRQASSKLNYAEDLNDDFDFEDNVANPSNLVDGTAHFNDVDIGNYTNNASNDAEFDFEVQYDDNSKTHTRNAKANHDYENDDNEDDEDYVDDDESKDATYEDPNAAYDIYRNLILNSTNSNNTKINLSSIQGNKEAPRELPPLCFSPEEVSTLQDSIIIPIKLKITTPGAVINDQILWNLNDELITPEIFASMMAQDLDLNRNTEQAIVSNIKDQIQNYKDLISNPNNSIIDQFLRNEKEFHAVLDISCNIGEDFFTDKVEWDLLDNTVTPEMFAKTIVADIGLKPEFETAIAVAVYDEIYKFKRELIENPQQVSQNIDSLPFFNLVNSDDASKGYVQGLRYDVRKYGEEFVPSVEKLSEWEIEKRETEKERNLRRRKRETLRVSGIVR; this is translated from the coding sequence ATGTCGACACCACTCTTCCCTCAAGCACTCAGCACTTCGTTTGCACACAGGCTAGCTCAATCCAGCAACGCTCTCTTTTCCAATCTAGCCACTACGAGGGCTGCCAAGAGACAGGCCTCTTCTAAGCTCAACTATGCCGAGGACCTGAACGACGATTTTGATTTCGAGGACAATGTTGCCAATCCGTCCAATCTTGTAGATGGTACGGCCCATTTCAACGATGTCGATATTGGGAACTATACCAACAATGCCTCCAACGATGCAGAATTTGACTTTGAGGTGCAATACGACGACAATTCCAAGACTCACACCCGTAATGCCAAAGCCAATCATGATTATGAAAATGACGACAACGAGGACGATGAAGACTATgttgatgacgatgaaagCAAAGATGCAACTTATGAGGATCCAAATGCTGCGTATGATATCTACAGGAACTTGATTCTCAATTCAACCAACTCTAATAATACAAAAATCAACCTATCAAGCATCCAGGGTAATAAAGAGGCACCAAGGGAATTGCCACCCCTGTGTTTTTCACCTGAAGAAGTTTCTACATTGCAGGATTCCATAATCATCCCTATCAAGTTGAAGATAACTACACCTGGTGCCGTTATAAATGATCAAATCTTATGGAATTTAAATGATGAGTTAATTACCCCAGAAATATTTGCCTCTATGATGGCCcaagatttggatttgaatAGGAACACTGAACAGGCCATTGTGTCTAACATCAAGGACCAGATCCAAAACTATAAGGATTTGATatcaaatccaaacaaCTCCATAATTGATCAGTTTTTACGTAACGAAAAGGAATTTCATGCAGTGCTAGATATCTCATGCAATATAGGGGAGGATTTTTTTACGGATAAAGTTGAATGGGACTTGCTTGATAATACGGTGACGCCGGAAATGTTTGCAAAAACCATTGTTGCAGACATTGGGCTAAAACCTGAATTTGAGACAGCAATTGCGGTTGCAGTATATGACGAGATCTACAAGTTCAAGAGAGAACTGATTGAAAACCCCCAACAAGTCTCGCAAAATATAGATTCTTTGccatttttcaacctcGTTAACTCCGACGATGCCTCCAAGGGTTACGTACAGGGATTGCGATACGACGTGAGGAAATACGGCGAAGAGTTTGTTCCAAGTGTGGAGAAACTCAGCGAGTGGGAGATTGAGAAGAGAGAGACagagaaggagagaaaCCTCCGTAGACGGAAGAGAGAGACCCTGAGAGTGTCTGGCATTGTGCGTTGA